One window of Arcobacter sp. LA11 genomic DNA carries:
- a CDS encoding aspartate kinase, with protein sequence MLKVLKFGGTSVGTLERIQNVANIIKDIRDEGHDVIAVVSAMSGETNKLIEYAENFSKAPIANEMDMLLSSGERVTSALLSIALNEQGYKATSMSGREAGIVTDNAHTKARIESIDTTNMKNAISDGKVIIVAGFQGITEGSGRVSTLGRGGSDLTAVAIAGAIKADVCEIYTDVDGIYTTDPRIEPKAKKLEKISYDEMLELASLGAKVLQNRSVEMAKKLNVNLVSRSSFTPEVEGTLITKEENIMEKPVVSGIALDKNQVRVGMYGVTDRPGIASLIFTALADANINVDMIVQTVGVDGKTDLDFTIPTTDWEICKDVMENFKSDAENIDYNEAICKVSIVGVGMKSHTGVASKAFTALAKENINIRIISTSEIKVSMIIEEKYAELAVRSLHDAYNLDQ encoded by the coding sequence ATGTTAAAAGTTTTAAAATTTGGTGGTACAAGTGTTGGTACACTTGAAAGAATTCAAAATGTTGCAAATATTATAAAAGATATAAGAGATGAAGGTCATGATGTAATAGCTGTAGTTTCAGCTATGAGTGGTGAAACAAATAAATTAATCGAATATGCTGAAAATTTTTCAAAAGCTCCAATAGCTAATGAAATGGATATGTTATTAAGTTCTGGTGAAAGAGTTACATCAGCTTTGCTTTCTATAGCTTTAAATGAACAAGGTTATAAAGCTACTTCTATGAGTGGTAGAGAAGCTGGGATTGTTACTGATAATGCTCATACAAAAGCTAGGATTGAATCAATTGATACAACAAATATGAAAAATGCTATTTCTGATGGTAAGGTTATTATTGTTGCTGGGTTTCAGGGGATAACAGAAGGTTCAGGCAGAGTCTCAACTTTAGGTCGTGGAGGTTCTGATTTAACTGCTGTTGCAATTGCTGGAGCAATAAAAGCAGATGTTTGTGAAATATATACAGATGTTGATGGTATTTATACAACAGACCCAAGGATTGAACCTAAAGCAAAAAAATTAGAAAAAATATCATATGATGAGATGTTAGAACTAGCTTCATTAGGAGCAAAAGTTTTACAAAATAGATCTGTTGAAATGGCGAAAAAATTAAATGTAAATTTAGTATCTAGAAGCAGCTTTACGCCAGAAGTTGAAGGTACGTTAATAACTAAGGAAGAGAATATTATGGAAAAACCAGTTGTAAGTGGTATTGCATTAGATAAAAATCAAGTAAGAGTTGGTATGTATGGAGTAACTGATAGACCAGGTATTGCTTCATTAATTTTTACAGCATTAGCAGATGCAAATATTAATGTAGATATGATTGTACAAACTGTGGGTGTAGATGGTAAAACTGATTTAGACTTTACAATTCCAACTACTGATTGGGAAATATGTAAAGATGTAATGGAAAACTTCAAGAGTGATGCTGAAAATATTGATTACAATGAAGCAATTTGTAAAGTTTCAATAGTAGGTGTGGGAATGAAATCTCATACTGGGGTTGCTTCTAAAGCATTTACAGCTTTAGCTAAAGAAAATATTAATATAAGAATTATCTCTACTTCAGAAATTAAAGTATCTATGATAATAGAAGAAAAATATGCAGAGCTTGCAGTTCGTTCACTTCATGATGCTTATAACTTGGATCAATAG
- the prmC gene encoding peptide chain release factor N(5)-glutamine methyltransferase produces the protein MTIKDCVRTYSQKLKLVTHIPAKEVEMMIGHILDKNVIWLHLNANAEFTQIKELEKLVNKRATNYPMEYLINKASFYGETFLVKEGVLIPRPETELLIDNAIEIFKDKKETINIIEIGTGSGIISVMLALLLKNVKIIAVDINEKALELARENAKKHKVEDKIEFRLSNLYENVPETDIHMTISNPPYIADDYKLPPNVKFEPSNALFGGNIGDELLKDIIKDTNEKEIPYLLCEMGYDQKKPLEDYLKSFEVKEYSFYQDYEKFDRGFTVQFKK, from the coding sequence ATGACAATAAAAGATTGTGTAAGAACATATTCACAAAAACTAAAATTAGTAACTCATATACCCGCAAAAGAAGTAGAGATGATGATAGGTCACATATTAGACAAGAATGTTATCTGGCTTCATTTAAATGCAAATGCTGAGTTTACTCAAATAAAAGAACTAGAAAAACTAGTAAATAAAAGAGCAACAAACTATCCAATGGAATACCTTATTAACAAAGCCTCTTTTTATGGAGAGACTTTTTTAGTAAAAGAGGGTGTTTTAATACCTAGACCTGAAACTGAGCTTTTGATTGATAATGCAATTGAAATTTTCAAAGACAAAAAAGAAACAATCAATATAATAGAAATTGGTACAGGAAGCGGTATTATCTCTGTGATGCTTGCATTATTACTTAAAAATGTAAAAATCATTGCAGTTGATATAAACGAAAAAGCCCTAGAACTTGCACGAGAAAATGCAAAGAAGCATAAGGTTGAAGATAAAATAGAGTTTAGGCTTTCTAACCTATATGAGAATGTGCCTGAAACAGATATTCATATGACTATCTCTAACCCTCCATATATAGCAGATGATTACAAACTTCCTCCTAATGTAAAGTTTGAACCATCAAATGCTCTTTTTGGTGGAAATATTGGTGATGAATTATTAAAAGATATCATAAAAGATACAAATGAAAAAGAAATACCTTATTTACTTTGTGAAATGGGTTATGACCAAAAGAAACCTTTAGAAGACTATTTAAAATCTTTTGAGGTAAAAGAATACAGTTTTTATCAAGACTATGAAAAATTTGATAGAGGCTTTACAGTACAATTTAAAAAATAA
- a CDS encoding RNA pyrophosphohydrolase, with amino-acid sequence MTDKEIKENSKEKKNYRPNVAAIVLSAKYPEKCEIFIASRTDVENAWQFPQGGIDDGESANEALYRELEEEIGTREIEIIAEYPEWVSYDFPPAIAKKMYPFDGQIQKYYLVKLKKGAKVNINTEIPEFSEYKFVPTKNIYDYITFFKRTVYKQVLKYFRNEGFI; translated from the coding sequence ATGACTGATAAAGAAATAAAAGAAAACAGTAAAGAAAAGAAAAATTATAGACCAAATGTAGCGGCTATTGTATTATCAGCAAAATACCCTGAAAAATGTGAGATTTTTATTGCTTCAAGAACTGATGTAGAAAATGCATGGCAATTCCCTCAAGGTGGAATTGATGATGGAGAAAGTGCAAATGAAGCTTTATATAGAGAACTTGAAGAAGAAATTGGTACAAGAGAAATAGAGATAATTGCTGAATATCCAGAATGGGTAAGTTATGACTTTCCCCCTGCTATTGCAAAAAAAATGTATCCATTTGATGGGCAAATACAAAAATATTATTTGGTTAAATTAAAAAAAGGTGCAAAAGTTAATATAAATACTGAAATACCTGAGTTCAGTGAGTATAAGTTTGTACCTACAAAAAATATTTATGATTATATTACTTTTTTTAAGAGAACAGTATATAAACAAGTATTGAAATATTTTAGAAATGAAGGTTTTATTTAA
- the hemW gene encoding radical SAM family heme chaperone HemW, with protein MLLYIHIPFCDSKCYYCAFNTYTDKFHLKKQYMEALKKQLKFDLNKNLQNNEKLNTVFIGGGTPSTVKVELYKEVFDILNPYLSENCEITSESNPNSATKDWLQGMKDLGVNRISFGVQSFDDEKLKKLNRAHNSKGAINAIQNADCIGFNRINCDIIYGVEGDTLKSIKEDFDTIFSLPVTHISAYSLTLEEGTKFFNNTKIKIDDEELSYKLFEYLKKNDFNQYEISNFSKSKEEESKHNYGYWQHKNYLGVGAGAVGFIDNQRYYPNKSIEEYIQTPTKYDYEEISKEDKKVEQVLLGFRCSLGVDKSLFTKKELEKVGHLVKEKKLFQNDTTIINKNFLLADELALYVLE; from the coding sequence TTGCTTTTATATATACATATACCCTTTTGTGATAGCAAATGTTACTATTGTGCTTTCAACACCTATACAGATAAGTTTCATTTAAAAAAACAATATATGGAAGCCTTAAAAAAACAATTAAAATTTGACTTAAACAAAAACTTACAAAATAATGAAAAGCTTAATACTGTTTTCATAGGAGGAGGGACTCCTAGTACAGTAAAAGTAGAACTCTATAAAGAAGTGTTTGATATATTAAACCCATATTTGTCAGAAAACTGTGAAATAACAAGTGAAAGTAATCCAAATTCAGCTACAAAAGATTGGCTTCAAGGAATGAAAGATTTAGGTGTAAATCGTATAAGCTTTGGAGTACAAAGTTTTGATGATGAAAAGCTAAAAAAACTAAATCGTGCGCATAACAGTAAAGGGGCTATAAATGCTATACAAAATGCTGATTGTATAGGTTTTAATAGGATTAACTGCGATATAATTTATGGAGTTGAAGGAGATACATTAAAGAGTATAAAAGAAGATTTTGATACTATTTTTTCTCTTCCTGTAACTCATATAAGTGCCTATTCTTTAACACTAGAAGAAGGTACAAAATTCTTTAATAATACAAAAATAAAAATAGATGATGAAGAGTTATCATATAAACTATTTGAGTACTTAAAGAAAAATGATTTTAACCAATATGAGATATCAAACTTCTCTAAATCAAAAGAGGAAGAATCAAAACACAACTACGGATATTGGCAACATAAAAACTATCTAGGAGTTGGTGCAGGAGCGGTAGGTTTTATAGATAATCAAAGATATTATCCAAATAAAAGTATAGAAGAGTATATACAAACCCCAACAAAATACGACTATGAAGAGATAAGTAAAGAAGATAAAAAAGTAGAACAAGTACTTTTAGGTTTTAGATGCTCTTTAGGAGTAGATAAATCATTATTTACTAAAAAAGAGCTAGAAAAAGTCGGTCATTTAGTAAAAGAAAAGAAACTATTTCAAAACGATACAACAATTATTAATAAGAACTTTTTATTAGCTGATGAGTTAGCACTTTATGTTTTGGAGTAA